Proteins co-encoded in one Mycobacterium mantenii genomic window:
- a CDS encoding 3-deoxy-7-phosphoheptulonate synthase: protein MSTINCETTIDTSDHRIVSFRELSAPAVIRTELPLTAGRAQAVQRDREEISAILTGGDDRLLLVVGPCSVHDPVAALDYARRLAPLSAEYADRLKIVMRVYFEKPRTTIGWKGLINDPNMDGSFDVERGIRIARGLLLDIIEVGLPVGCEFLEPTSPQYIADAVAWGAIGARTTESQVHRQLASGLSMPVGFKNGTDGNIQVAIDGVKAAAAPHNFFGTDNFGRAAVVETMGNPDCHVILRGGTTGPNYDTASVTTAIERLSRAGLSEQVMIDCSHANCAKDHERQAVVTAEVTARIAAGERGIAGMMLESFLVAGAQSLGGELVYGQSVTDQCMDFRTTAGLLSDLYAAMG, encoded by the coding sequence ATGTCCACCATCAATTGCGAGACGACCATCGATACGTCCGATCATCGGATCGTTTCGTTCCGGGAACTCTCGGCTCCCGCCGTGATCCGCACCGAACTGCCGTTGACGGCTGGGCGTGCCCAGGCCGTGCAGCGCGATCGCGAGGAGATCTCGGCGATCTTGACCGGCGGCGACGATCGGCTCCTACTGGTGGTGGGGCCTTGCTCGGTGCACGATCCCGTCGCCGCACTCGATTACGCGCGTCGGCTTGCGCCGCTTTCGGCCGAATACGCGGATCGTCTGAAGATCGTGATGCGGGTCTACTTCGAAAAGCCGCGCACCACCATCGGCTGGAAGGGGCTCATCAACGATCCCAACATGGATGGCAGCTTCGACGTCGAGCGTGGCATCCGCATCGCGCGTGGGTTATTGCTCGACATCATCGAGGTCGGCCTCCCGGTCGGGTGTGAATTCCTGGAGCCCACCAGCCCGCAGTACATCGCCGACGCCGTCGCGTGGGGCGCGATCGGCGCCCGGACCACCGAGTCGCAGGTGCACCGCCAGTTGGCGTCCGGGCTGTCGATGCCGGTCGGGTTCAAGAACGGTACCGACGGCAACATTCAGGTCGCCATCGACGGCGTCAAAGCCGCTGCGGCACCGCACAATTTTTTCGGTACCGACAACTTCGGTCGCGCGGCTGTCGTCGAGACCATGGGCAATCCCGACTGTCACGTGATCCTTCGGGGCGGCACCACCGGACCCAACTACGACACGGCCTCGGTGACCACCGCCATCGAACGGCTGAGCAGGGCAGGGCTTTCCGAGCAGGTCATGATCGACTGCTCACACGCCAACTGCGCCAAAGATCATGAGCGGCAGGCCGTGGTGACGGCCGAGGTGACCGCACGCATCGCCGCGGGCGAGCGCGGGATCGCCGGTATGATGCTGGAAAGCTTCCTGGTGGCCGGTGCCCAATCGCTGGGCGGCGAGCTGGTTTACGGCCAATCCGTGACCGATCAGTGCATGGACTTTCGCACCACGGCGGGCCTACTGTCCGATCTTTATGCGGCGATGGGCTGA